TAGCGCTCCTCGTCGGGCAGCGGCAGCCAGACGAACGCGACGTCCGTCTCGCCGTCCGCGAGACCCGCGGTCGGGTCCTGCCAGCTCATCTGCCGCAGCCGTACGACCGCCTCCGGATGTGCGGCCGTGAAGCGGGAGCGGATCGCCGGGAGCAGACCGCCGCGGCCGGGGCTGGTGCTCATGCCGACCACCAGCGTGCCGCGCTCCGCCGCCCGGGCCGTCGCCATCGCGGCGTCCGCCGCCGACCAGGCCGCCAGCACCTGCCGGGCGTGCGGCAGCAGTGCCTCGCCCGCCTCGGTGAGCAGCACGCCCCGCGGGTCCCGCCGGAACAGCTCAACGCCCAACTGCCGCTCCAGCACCCGGATCTGCTTGCTCAGCGCGGGCTGCGACACGTACAACCGCTCGGCCGCGCGCGTGAAGTGCAGTTCCTCGGCCACCGCCAGGAAGTAGCGCAGATCCCGTACATGTACGTCGGTCGTCATAGCCATCGGTTATCACCGTGGGTCTTGGACGGGCAACCGACTTCCGCAGCAGGGTGGTTGGTGACACGAACGGCGGGACCACGAGGAGTCGTCATGAACAAGGTGTGGCTGGTCACAGGCGCGAGCAGCGGGTTCGGGCGGGCGATCGCCGAGGCGGCGCTGGCCGACGGCGATGTCGTGGTGGGCGCGGCCCGCCGACCCGAGGCGCTGGACGATCTGGTGGCCGCCCATCCCGACCAGGTGGAGGCGTTGCGTCTGGACGTGACCGACACGGCCGCCGCGGAGGCCGTCGTACGGGACGTGGTGTCCCGGCACGGGCGGATCGACGTGCTGGTCAACAACGCCGGCCGGACCCATGTCGGTGCCTTCGAGGAGACCACCGACGAGGAACTGCGCGAGCTGTTCGACCTGCATGTCCTCGGGCCGGCGGCGCTCACGAGGGCGGTGCTGCCCTCCATGCGCGGGCGGCGCTCGGGGGCGATCGTGCAGATGAGCAGCATGGGCGGGCAGATGTCCTTCGCGGGGTTCTCGGCGTACAGCGGGACGAAGTTCGCGCTGGAGGGCATGTCCGAGGGGCTCGCTGACGAGGTGCGGGAGTTCGGCATCAAGGTGCTGATCGTGGAGCCGGGCGCCTTCCGCACCTCGCTGTTCGACGTGAGCCATGCGGGAGCCAGTGCCGACAGCGGCGTCTACACCAAGGTGAGCGAGACCCGCGGGTTCGTCTCCGGCGGCGACGGCACCCAGGCCGGCGACCCCGCGAAGGCGGCGGCCCTGATCCTCGCCGCGCTCGCCGCCGAGGAGACCCCGCTGCGGCTGCCCCTCGGCGACGACGCCGTGACCGCCGTACTCGACCACCTCGACGGCGTACGGAACGACGTGGCCGCCTGGGAGAAGACCACCCGGGCGACCGCCTTCGACGACTGAGACGGCCGGGGGGGGGGGGCCAGCTAGCGGCGCCGGTTCTGTCCCCCCGCCCCGTCGCCTGGGAAGAAGACCGCCCGGCCTAACGCCTTCGGCCACTGAGACCACAGGACGACTACGGGAGCGGCACCCGTCCCGTCCCCTGTTCCCGTCGCCTGGGGCAAGACCACGTGAGCCATCGCCTTCGGCGGCCGGGGCCACAGGACCGCTGCCGGGAGCGGCGTCCGTCCCGTCCCCTGTTCCCGTCGCCTGGGGCAAGACCACGTGAGCCATCGCCTTCGGCGGCCGGGGCCACAGGACCGCTGCCGGGAGCGGCGTCCGTCCCGTCCCCTGTTCCCGTCGCCTGGGGCAAGACCACGTGAGCCATCGCCTTCGGCGGCCGGGGCCGCAGGACCGCTGCCGGGAGCGGCGTCCGTCCCGTCACTCCGAACCGCAGGGCGGCTACCGGAACGGCGTCGGTTCCGTCACCCAGCCCGCCGTCAGCGCCAGCCGTGTCTCCCGGTGTACGGCGAGGAAGGCGAAGGGGCGGTCGAAGGTGGCCGTGACCACGGTGGATGTGTATCGGGGCGTGGGCGGCGCCCCACCCGGCGCCGCCGCGACCGCCGTCACCGCGGCCGCCTCGAATCCGAGCGCGTCGAAGCGCGCCAGGACGGACTGCCGGGCGGAGCCGACGGCCAGGGGCGCGGCGCTGATGCCGGCGAAGTGCCCCTGCCGCGCGTCCCGAGCCGCGGTGAGGCCGAACAGTCCGTGCAGGTCCAGCAGATCGTGGTGCGCCCGCACCTCGAACGCCGCCGTCGTCACCTCCAGCGTCGGTTGCCGCGGGCCGGCACACGGCCGCTCCTCGACCCGCAGTCCCGGCCCCGCGGGCCCGTGCGGAAGCAACGACCCCCGTACGACCGGACACGTGCCGTCGAGCGCGGCCGCCCCCGCCGCCATCACCCGACCTGGCGTCATGTGCTCGTCCCCGAGCAGGAGATGGACGTCGATGCCGTTGTCGCCGAGTACCTTCACCTCGGTGACCCGGCCCTCGGGTGCGGTCACCACGCCGACCCGGTCCAGCCGCACACTCCGGCGGTTGAGCCCGCGCAGGGTCCGGCCCTGCCAGGGGCCCGCGGACGGCCGTACCGGACGCACCTCGAAGGGCCGCAGCCATGTGGTCCGCAGAGCCAGCGCGCTCGCCAGCACCAGCTCGGTGTCGTCCCCTGCCTCCACCGGCATCCGCTCGATCAGCCCACCCGTCCGCTTCGCGGCCCAGGCGTCCATCTCCCGCTGATCGAGGGCGGGATCGCCGGTGAGGACCCCGAGCGCGTCGGTGGGCAGCCCGGCCTCCCACTCCTCGCGCAGCTCCAGCGTCCGCCTGGTCCACAGTCCGAGAGCCGAGTCCAGCGCCTCCGATTCGGCCAGTTCCGCGAGCAACTCCCGCGCCGCCGTGGCCGCTTGCTCCGCGGGCACTCCGAGCGCCCGCGCCAGCTCGGCCCGCGCCGGGCCTCTGGCCCCGTCGGCCAGGAAGGCCAGCAGCGGCCACACACCGGCCGCCGAGAACACGGTCCCCCCGGAAGACACCCCCGCCCACCGCGCCGTCAGCCCGTTCACCGCCTGGGTCGTCGCACCCGTGATCGGCATTCCGCCCCCGCCCGCCCCGCGCATACCATGCGCCCTGTCGTACGTCAGTTCCCCGCCTGCTGAACCAGGAGCACGGTACCCGTGTCCATACCCCCGCCCCCTGGGCCCCACCAGCCCGATCCCGCCCGGGGGCCGTCCCCGGCCCCGGACCCGTACGGGCCGCCGCCGCAGGGGCAGCAGCCGTATGGGCAGCAGCCATACGGACAGCCGTACGGGCAACCCTATGGCCCGCCGTACCAGACCTGGGGACAGGGCTACAGCCCCTACGCCCGCCCGTCGTCGGTCAACGGCCTCGCCGTCGCCTCCCTGGTGCTCGGCGTCCTGTGCTGCTTCCCGGCGGTGGGACTGGTGCTGGGGGTGATCGCGCTGGTGCAGATCAAGAAGAAGGGCCAGTCCGGCAAGGCCCTGGCGATCACGGGGTCGATCCTGTCGTCGCTCGGACTCGCCCTGTGGGTGACGGTGCTCGCCACCGGCGGGCTCTCCGACGCCTGGGAGGGGTTCAAGAAGGGCGCGACCGAGGGCGCGACCTTCTCGGTGGTGAAGGGCCAGTGCTTCGATGCGCCGGGGGAGTCCCTCGAAGGTCTCACCTACGACGTCGACGAGGTGCCCTGCGCGGGTGAGCACGACGGCGAGGTGTTCGGCGAGTTCAAGATGACCGGCGGCGACGGCTTCCCGGGGGACGGCGCGGTCTCCGACGCCGCCGACGAGAAGTGCCACCCTCTCCAGGACACCTACGTCATGGACACCTGGGCGCTCCCCGACGACGTCGACGTGTACTACTTCGGCCCGACCCGGCAGAGCTGGCGCCTCGGCGACCGCGAGGTCAGCTGCATCTTCGGCAACACCGACGAGAAGGCCACCCTGACCGGCTCGCTGCGCGCCGACGAGACCACCCTCGACACGTACCAGATCGCCCTCCTGAAGTCCCTCAACGCCATGGACACCGTGCTGTGGGAGGAGCCCGAGGACTACCCCGAGGACGACCTGCCCGGCTATCGGAAGTGGTCGCGGGACGTCCACGACAGCCTGAACGAGCAGATCAAGACCCTGCGCGCGGAGTCCTGGCCGGCCGCTGCCGACAAGCCGGTCGCGGCCCTGGTGAAGGACATGGAGGACGCGCGCGACGAGTGGGCCAAGGCGGTCGTCGCTGCCGAGGACGACGACGTGGACACCTTCTACCTGCACTACGACAAGGGCTACGAGTACGTCGACGGCCCCAGCACGGTCACCGCACGCAAGGCTCTGGGGCTCGCCACCAAGCGGCCGACGTACGACGACGGGGGCGACGACGGCAGCGGTGAGTCGGGCGGCGGCGAACTCAATGTGTGAGCGCGGCCATAGCGGGGAGAAAGTGCCTGCGTAAAGACCCCCACCGGAACATGTCATCACATCGAGTGATTCTCTGGCCTTTACTTGCATGGCCCAACCCACGGTTGCCACGCTGTTGCTGTCTGTACAACCTGATGGGAGCGGCCAGTGACATTCGGTGAGCAGCCGGCGTACCTGCGCGTCGCGGGTGATCTCCGCAAGAAGATCGTCGACGGTTCGCTACCACCGCACACCCGCCTGCCGTCCCAGGCCAGGATCCGCGAGGAGTACGGCGTCTCGGACACCGTCGCGCTGGAGGCCCGCAAGGTGCTGATGGCCGAGGGCCTGGTCGAGGGCCGCTCCGGCTCCGGGACGTACGTCCGGGAGCAGCCCGTGCCCCGCCGTATCGCCCGCTCCGGCTACCGCCCGGCCTCCGGCGCCACGCCCTTCCGGCAGGAGCAGGCCGACGGGGAGGGGCGCGGCACCTGGGAGTCCAGAAGCGCGCAGACGGAGGCGTCGGCCGCCATCGCCGAGCGGCTCGACATCCGGCCCGGCGACCGCGTGATGTGTACGAAGTACGTCTTCCGGGAGGCCGGTGAGCCGATGATGCTCTCCACCTCCTGGGAGCCCCTCGCGGTCACCGGCCGCACTCCCGTGATGCTCCCTGAGGAGGGCCCCCTCGGTGGCATGGGCGTGGTCGAGCGCATGGCCGCCATCGACGTCGTCGTGGACAACGTCACCGAGGAGGTGGGCGCGCGTCCCGGCCTGGCCGAGGAACTGCTGGCCCTGGGCGGTGTCCCCGGCCATGTCGTCCTCGTGGTCCACCGCACCTACTACGCCTCGGGCCGCCCGGTGGAGACGGCCGACGTGGTCATTCCGGCGGACCGCTACCAGGTCGCGTACCACCTGCCGGTGAAGTAGCGTGCGCCCCGGGGAAGTTGCCCCGGGCGAACACTCAACGGGCCCGTAGGCGAATGCCGTTCGAATTCGGCCGTTCTCGCAGGTCGACACCACTGTTCCAAAGGCGCCCCTGACCGGAGGCATCGTCGCCCACCGGGGGCGCGTTCACGGCTGCGCGCCCCTGCCGGAGGAGTCCGTCCTGGCTGGTTGCGTACCTCTTTGTGAAAACGCGTATTCGCTGCGTAAAGGTTGGGCGTAGGGTCGGGCATATGCGAGTGCGGTTTCCTTATCGGGTGGGGCTCGACACAGGTCGGGAAGGAGCGGTGGGGCGCAATGAACGACGGCACGATCACTCTTCCCTGGCTCGTCATACGACAGGACGACAACGGCAATCGCTACCGCGTGGGCAGGTACGCGACCCGGGCCGAGGCCCAGAAGATCGCCGACAGCCTCGATGCCCGCGGTCACAAGCAGCTCTACTGGGTCGAGCGCATCAGCCAGAACGGCGCGAGTTCGGCCGACTGAGGAGCCTCCCGTAGGCTCCGGCGCATGACGGAACGGATCGTGGTGGTGGCGGCCGCCCTGTACGCCGGCGACCGCCTCCTCGCAGCCCGCCGCAGCGCACCTCCTGTTCTGGCCGGCCGTTGGGAGCTGCCCGGAGGCAAGGTGGAGGAGGGGGAGTCGTCCGAGGCGGCCCTCGTGCGCGAGCTCCGAGAGGAGCTGGGTGTGGAGGTGGAGGTCGTGGCGCGCATCCCCGGCGAGTGGCCCCTCAAGTCGCCGTACGTCCTCCAGGCCTGGACGGCCCACCTCTCCCCGAACTCCCCGGACCCCAAGCCTTTGCAGGATCACGACGAACTGCGCTGGCTCGCCCCGGACGAGGTCTGGGACGTGAACTGGCTCGACCAGGACGTAGAAGCGATTCGCTCACTGGAGACGCTCGGGGGCGCGGGGAGCCGCAGCGCTTAGGCGCCCCGTGTTCCGCCATTCGGCGCGGTACCGCACCCCTGATATCGGGTATGTGCCCCTTAACCCCACGAAAGCGGACATGGGCTGGCCCGGGATGTGATCGGCGTGATCGACACCGAAGGCGACTGCGCCAAGTGGACGTTCCCGGCGGACCCGGGCGCCGTACGCGCTGCCCGGACAGCCGTCCGGGGCCGGCTGGCCGCCTGGAATCTCGACGGCCTCGCCGACATCGCCGCCCTGCTGGTCAGTGAGCTGGTGACCAACGCCCTGCGGCACGCCACCGGCCCCATCGGCGTCCGCCTGGTCCGCCCCGAGGCCGTCGACGGGGTCCTCCTGGTGGAGGTCTCCGACCCCCTGCCCGACCCGCCCCGCGCACGCGTCGCCGCCCTCGAGGACGAGAGCGGCCGAGGTCTGCAACTGGTCGCCCACGCGGCCCGCCGCTGGGGCACCCGTCCCGGCACGACGGGCAAGACGGTCTGGTTCGAACTCTCGGTGCCGGGTTGAACAGGGCCTGATCGCGGTGAGGAACGTCTGTACGGCACCCCTACCCCTGTCCATCGACTGGTTCAGGCCAGTGGCGGTTGTCGGCAGACGTGATTCGACGCCGTGTCCGCTGGTTAGAAGACTGGAAGTGTTGTCGCAGCCCGGACCGAAAACCGTCGGGATCGTGCTGTGATCGTGAACACCGTGTTGTGCGGCGCCGTAGTGCTGGATACTGCGGGCAGCCGCCCCCGGTGACCGGTACCGGACGCGGTGAGCTGGAGGGGACGGTTCGCGTGAGCGAGATACCAGCGAAGGCCACGGAGTCGAAGGACCCGTTGGACGGCGCGAGGGCGGAGGCCGCGGATGATGCCGTGGCGCGTGTCCGTCCCGGCGAGCCGCTGTCCGGTGACGCCATGTGGCAGAGCAGTCCGCCCGGCTCGATCTACGACTACATCAAGGTCGCGTCCTTCTCCATAGGCCCCGACGGTCTGGTGGAGCAGTGGAGTCTGCGCGCCGAGCAGCTCTTCGGCATCCCCGCCGAGCATGCCGTCGGCATGGACCCCATCGAGGCCTTCATCGACCCGGACCTGCGCGCGCAGGGCCAGCGCAAGATGGCGGAGATCCTGGACGGCCGCGAGTGGACCGGTGTGGTGCCCTTCCGGGTGCCCCCGTCGGCGGCCGACGGCGAGTGCGGCCGGGAAGGCCTCGCCGAGGTCTATGTGATGCCGACGCGGACCGAGGAAGGTGAGAAGGCCGCCGTCTGCATCGTCGTCGACGTGCGCACGCTGCGCAGCATCGAGACCGACCTCGCCGCCTCGCAGGCGATTTTCGGTCAATCTCCCTTCGGGTTCGTGCTGATCGACCCCGACCTGCGGGTTCGCCGCGTCAACTACCGTTTCGCCTCCCTCTTCGGGGGCAGCCCGGACGACCACCGGGGCAAGGGCGTCCACGACTATCTGCCGCGCCCCGAGGCCGAGCGGGTCACCGCGACCCTGCGCCGGGTCCTGGAGACCGGCGACTCCATCACCGACATGCACGTCACGGGCTTTCTGCCGGGCTCCGACGAGCGCCGCCACTGGTCCATCAACCTGTACCGGGTGCGCAGCGGGTCCGGCCGGCCCATCGGCATCGCCTGGCTGGGAACCGACATCACCGCCCGCCGCGCCGCCGCCCGCGAGGCCGCGGCCGCCCGACGCAATCTCGCCCTCTTGAACGAGGCCGGCGCCCGTATAGGCAACTCGCTCGACCTGGAGACCACGGCCCGCGAACTCCTCGACGTCGTCGTCCCCGGCTTCTGCGACCTGGCCACCGTCGACCTCTACCAGGGCCTCCTGGCCGGCGACGAGACCCCGCCCGGCCTCGCCGACGGCAGCGCCGAACTGCGCCGGGTCGCCTTCGCCAGCGCAGTCTCCGACGCCCCCTTCACCGGCTCCGGCGACCCCGTCGAACTAGGCGCGGTCCACCACTACCCCTTCAACTCGCCCTGTGCGGACGCCCTGCGCACCGCCCGCCCGCAGTACATCCCGGCCGAGGAGGGCGGCCTCGTGCAGTCCACGCTCGCGGTGCCGATGGTCGCCCACGACACCGTCGTAGGACTCGCGCAGTTCTCCCGGACCAAGGGCAGTGAGCCGTTCGGGGACCGGGACCGGGATCTCGCGGTGGAGCTGGCCGCGCGAGCGGCGGTCTGTATCGACAACGCGCGCCTGTACCGGCGCGAGCACGAGCGGGCGCTGATACTGCAGCGGTCCCTGCTGCCGCCCGGCGACCCGGTCGCCTCCGGTCTGGACATCGCCTGCCGCTATCTGCCCGGCAACTCCTCCGCGGACCGGCCCAGCGAGGTCGGCGGTGACTGGTTCGACGTCATCGAACTGCCGGGACACCGTACGGCGTTGGTGGTCGGTGACGTGATGGGCCGTGGTCTGCGGGCGGCGGTGGCGATGGGGGAACTGCGGTCCGCCGTGCGCACCCTGGCCCTCCTGGACCTCGAACCGGCCGAGGTGCTCAGCGCGTTGGACGAGATCGCCCGCGGTCTCGGCGCACCCGGCGGTGTCCAGCAGGCCACCCGAGCGGCCCGCCGCCCCCGCGAGGCGGACCTCCTGGAGGTGTACCTCGCGACCTGCGTCTACGCCGTCTACGACTCGGTGACCCGCCGCTGCACCTTCGCCAACGCGGGGCACCTCCCGCCCGTCCTGGTGGAGCCCGGCGAGGACGCGCTGATGCTCGACGTGCCGCCCGGCATGCCGCTCGGCGTCGGTGGCGAGCCCTTCGAGGAGGTCGAGGTCGAACTACCCGAAGGCGCCCTGCTCGCGCTCTACACGGATGGACTGGTCGAAAGCCGCGATCACCCCCTCGACGAAGGCCTCCAGGCCTTCGTAGGAGCGCTCACCGACCCCTCCGCCCCCCTGGAGGACGTCTGCGACCACGTCCTCAACACCCTCGACACCCACCACGGCGAGGACGACATCGCGCTGCTGATGGCACGTGTCCAGGGCCTGCCCGCCGACTCGGTCGGCGACTGGACCCTGCCGCGCGAGCCCCGCAGTGTGGGCCGGGCCCGGGAGTACGCACGCGGCCAGCTGCTCAGCTGGGACCTGGAGCCCCTGGTCGACACCACGGAACTCCTGGTCAGTGAGCTCGTCACCAACGCCCTGCGGTACGGCGAGGGTGACATCCGGCTACGGCTCCTGCTGGACCGCACCCTGGTCTGCGAGGTCTGGGACTCCGGACTGGTCCAGCCGCGCCGCCGCCGCGCCCGCGACACCGACGAGGGCGGCCGGGGCCTGCAACTGGTCGGCCTCCTCAGTGCGGCCTGGGGCTCCCGCCGGACACCGCGTGGCAAGACGGTGTGGTTCGAACTGCCGTTGCCCGACGGGAAGAACGACATGGTGGACC
This portion of the Streptomyces canus genome encodes:
- a CDS encoding LysR family transcriptional regulator; protein product: MAMTTDVHVRDLRYFLAVAEELHFTRAAERLYVSQPALSKQIRVLERQLGVELFRRDPRGVLLTEAGEALLPHARQVLAAWSAADAAMATARAAERGTLVVGMSTSPGRGGLLPAIRSRFTAAHPEAVVRLRQMSWQDPTAGLADGETDVAFVWLPLPDEERYGWTVVAEEPRLVALPDSHPLAAREEVDFTDLADEPFLALPPSAGPLRDFWLALDERSGRPPRIGAEIAGTEETYEALVAGLGICLVAAGNAPLISLGGVVTRPVRGIGPSRYVLAWRKEDGGRPLVQGYAQACRTVTDG
- a CDS encoding oxidoreductase translates to MNKVWLVTGASSGFGRAIAEAALADGDVVVGAARRPEALDDLVAAHPDQVEALRLDVTDTAAAEAVVRDVVSRHGRIDVLVNNAGRTHVGAFEETTDEELRELFDLHVLGPAALTRAVLPSMRGRRSGAIVQMSSMGGQMSFAGFSAYSGTKFALEGMSEGLADEVREFGIKVLIVEPGAFRTSLFDVSHAGASADSGVYTKVSETRGFVSGGDGTQAGDPAKAAALILAALAAEETPLRLPLGDDAVTAVLDHLDGVRNDVAAWEKTTRATAFDD
- a CDS encoding serpin family protein yields the protein MPITGATTQAVNGLTARWAGVSSGGTVFSAAGVWPLLAFLADGARGPARAELARALGVPAEQAATAARELLAELAESEALDSALGLWTRRTLELREEWEAGLPTDALGVLTGDPALDQREMDAWAAKRTGGLIERMPVEAGDDTELVLASALALRTTWLRPFEVRPVRPSAGPWQGRTLRGLNRRSVRLDRVGVVTAPEGRVTEVKVLGDNGIDVHLLLGDEHMTPGRVMAAGAAALDGTCPVVRGSLLPHGPAGPGLRVEERPCAGPRQPTLEVTTAAFEVRAHHDLLDLHGLFGLTAARDARQGHFAGISAAPLAVGSARQSVLARFDALGFEAAAVTAVAAAPGGAPPTPRYTSTVVTATFDRPFAFLAVHRETRLALTAGWVTEPTPFR
- a CDS encoding DUF4190 domain-containing protein; translated protein: MSIPPPPGPHQPDPARGPSPAPDPYGPPPQGQQPYGQQPYGQPYGQPYGPPYQTWGQGYSPYARPSSVNGLAVASLVLGVLCCFPAVGLVLGVIALVQIKKKGQSGKALAITGSILSSLGLALWVTVLATGGLSDAWEGFKKGATEGATFSVVKGQCFDAPGESLEGLTYDVDEVPCAGEHDGEVFGEFKMTGGDGFPGDGAVSDAADEKCHPLQDTYVMDTWALPDDVDVYYFGPTRQSWRLGDREVSCIFGNTDEKATLTGSLRADETTLDTYQIALLKSLNAMDTVLWEEPEDYPEDDLPGYRKWSRDVHDSLNEQIKTLRAESWPAAADKPVAALVKDMEDARDEWAKAVVAAEDDDVDTFYLHYDKGYEYVDGPSTVTARKALGLATKRPTYDDGGDDGSGESGGGELNV
- a CDS encoding GntR family transcriptional regulator, whose protein sequence is MTFGEQPAYLRVAGDLRKKIVDGSLPPHTRLPSQARIREEYGVSDTVALEARKVLMAEGLVEGRSGSGTYVREQPVPRRIARSGYRPASGATPFRQEQADGEGRGTWESRSAQTEASAAIAERLDIRPGDRVMCTKYVFREAGEPMMLSTSWEPLAVTGRTPVMLPEEGPLGGMGVVERMAAIDVVVDNVTEEVGARPGLAEELLALGGVPGHVVLVVHRTYYASGRPVETADVVIPADRYQVAYHLPVK
- a CDS encoding SPOR domain-containing protein; translation: MNDGTITLPWLVIRQDDNGNRYRVGRYATRAEAQKIADSLDARGHKQLYWVERISQNGASSAD
- a CDS encoding NUDIX domain-containing protein — encoded protein: MTERIVVVAAALYAGDRLLAARRSAPPVLAGRWELPGGKVEEGESSEAALVRELREELGVEVEVVARIPGEWPLKSPYVLQAWTAHLSPNSPDPKPLQDHDELRWLAPDEVWDVNWLDQDVEAIRSLETLGGAGSRSA
- a CDS encoding ATP-binding protein — protein: MIGVIDTEGDCAKWTFPADPGAVRAARTAVRGRLAAWNLDGLADIAALLVSELVTNALRHATGPIGVRLVRPEAVDGVLLVEVSDPLPDPPRARVAALEDESGRGLQLVAHAARRWGTRPGTTGKTVWFELSVPG
- a CDS encoding SpoIIE family protein phosphatase; this translates as MSEIPAKATESKDPLDGARAEAADDAVARVRPGEPLSGDAMWQSSPPGSIYDYIKVASFSIGPDGLVEQWSLRAEQLFGIPAEHAVGMDPIEAFIDPDLRAQGQRKMAEILDGREWTGVVPFRVPPSAADGECGREGLAEVYVMPTRTEEGEKAAVCIVVDVRTLRSIETDLAASQAIFGQSPFGFVLIDPDLRVRRVNYRFASLFGGSPDDHRGKGVHDYLPRPEAERVTATLRRVLETGDSITDMHVTGFLPGSDERRHWSINLYRVRSGSGRPIGIAWLGTDITARRAAAREAAAARRNLALLNEAGARIGNSLDLETTARELLDVVVPGFCDLATVDLYQGLLAGDETPPGLADGSAELRRVAFASAVSDAPFTGSGDPVELGAVHHYPFNSPCADALRTARPQYIPAEEGGLVQSTLAVPMVAHDTVVGLAQFSRTKGSEPFGDRDRDLAVELAARAAVCIDNARLYRREHERALILQRSLLPPGDPVASGLDIACRYLPGNSSADRPSEVGGDWFDVIELPGHRTALVVGDVMGRGLRAAVAMGELRSAVRTLALLDLEPAEVLSALDEIARGLGAPGGVQQATRAARRPREADLLEVYLATCVYAVYDSVTRRCTFANAGHLPPVLVEPGEDALMLDVPPGMPLGVGGEPFEEVEVELPEGALLALYTDGLVESRDHPLDEGLQAFVGALTDPSAPLEDVCDHVLNTLDTHHGEDDIALLMARVQGLPADSVGDWTLPREPRSVGRAREYARGQLLSWDLEPLVDTTELLVSELVTNALRYGEGDIRLRLLLDRTLVCEVWDSGLVQPRRRRARDTDEGGRGLQLVGLLSAAWGSRRTPRGKTVWFELPLPDGKNDMVDPAEALLSLF